From the Salarias fasciatus chromosome 16, fSalaFa1.1, whole genome shotgun sequence genome, one window contains:
- the fmnl2a gene encoding formin-like protein 2 isoform X5, whose amino-acid sequence MGNAGSMDQHTDFRGHNMPLKLPMPDPGELEERFAIVLNSMNLPPDKARLLRQYDNEKKWELICDQERFQVKNPPHTYLQKLRSYLDPAVTRKKFRRRVQESTQVLRELEISLRTNHIGWVREFLNEENKGLDVLVEYLSFAQYAVTYDGDGVENNPDLSMDKSKPWGRSIEDLHGGTLPSPITGNGITRVGRHSTLRCNTLPSRRTLKNSRLICKKDDVHVCIMCLRAIMNYQYGFNMVMSHPHAVNEIALSLNNKNPRTKALVLELLAAVCLVRGGHEIILSAFDNFKEVCIETQRFERLMEYFKNEDNNIDFMVACMQFINIVVHSVEDMNFRVHLQFDFTKLCLDDYLDKLKHTESDKLQVQIQAYLDNVFDVGALLEDAETKNAALERVEELEENMSHMTEKLQDMENEAMSKIVELEKQLMQRNKDLESIREVYKDTSSQVVSLRQMLKEKDEAIQRQSNLEKKIHELEKQGTIKIHKKGDGDISILPSLPSGVEGLPAAAAAGGNGVAAGSNHVAMAGGAQAPPPPPPPPPPLPVNGSLPNGPSPALEAAAAPPPPPPPPPPPPPPPPPPGLSSEVSACLPPPPPPVAPPLPGCGTPTVIMNSGLAAVKIKKPIKTKFRMPVFNWVALKPNQINGTVFNEIDDERILEDLNVDEFEEMFKTKAQGPSIDITMNKQKVIQKGPNKVTLLDSNRAKNLAITLRKVGKTSEEICKAIQIFDLRTLPVDFVECLMRFQPTEVEIKVLRQFEKERKPVESLTDEDRFMMQFSKIERLMQKMTIMAFIGNFTESIQMLTPQLHAVIAASVSIKSSQKLKKILEIILALGNYMNSSKRGAVYGFKLQSLDLLLDTKSTDRKITLLHYIANVVKEKYSQVSLFYNELHYVEKAAAVSLENVLLDVKELQRGMELTKREYSMHGHNTMLKDFITHNESKLKKLQDDAKIAQDAFDEAVKFFGENSKTTPPSVFFPVFVRFVKAYRQAEEDNEQRKRQEQIMMEKLLEQEAMMEEDQKSPSHKNKRQQQELIQELRRKQVKDSRHVYEGKDGAIEDIITVLKTVPFTARTAKRGSRFFCESALNEEYHY is encoded by the exons AACTCAATGAATCTTCCTCCGGACAAAGCACGGCTGCTGCGGCAGTATGACAATGAGAAGAAATGGGAACTAATCTGCGATCAG GAGAGATTCCAAGTGAAAAACCCGCCTCACACATACCTTCAAAAGCTGAGGAGTTATCTGGACCCGGCAGTCACAAGAAAG aaaTTCAGACGGAGGGTGCAGGAGTCCACCCAAGTCCTGAGAGAACTGGAAATTTCGTTACGGACAAATCACATAGG ATGGGTGAGAGAGTTCCTAAACGAGGAGAACAAAGGCCTGGACGTGCTGGTGGAGTATCTGTCCTTTGCACAGTACGCCGTCAC TTACGATGGGGACGGTGTGGAGAACAACCCTGACCTGTCCATGGACAAGTCGAAGCCCTGGGGTCGGTCGATAGAAGACCTGCACGGCGGCACGCTGCCGTCCCCCATCACTGGAAACGGTATCACCCGAGTCGGGAGACACTCCACACTAAG ATGCAACACACTGCCAAGCCGGAGAACGTTAAAAAACTCCCGACTGATCTGCAAGAAGGACGACGTCCACGTCTGCATCATGTGCCTGCGAGCGATCATGAACTACCAG TATGGCTTCAACATGGTCATGTCTCACCCACATGCTGTGAATGAAATTGCACTAAGTCTCAACAATAAGAATCCAAG GACCAAAGCTCTGGTCTTGGAGCTGCTGGCTGCCGTTTGTCTTGTGAGAGGAGGCCACGAAATCATTCTCTCTGCGTTCGACAACTTCAAGGAG GTTTGCATCGAGACGCAACGATTTGAACGGCTAATGGAGTATTTCAAGAATGAGGACAACAACATTGACTTCATG GTGGCGTGCATGCAGTTCATCAACATCGTGGTGCACTCGGTGGAGGACATGAACTTCAGAGTCCATCTACAGTTCGACTTCACCAAGCTGTGTTTGGACGACTACTTAGAC AAACTGAAGCATACAGAGAGCGATAAGCTGCAGGTCCAAATCCAGGCCTACCTGGACAACGTTTTTGACGTCGGCGCTCTTCTGGAGGATGCAGAGACCAAAAATGCTGCCctggagcgggtggaggagctggaggagaacatGTCGCAT ATgacagagaagctgcaggacaTGGAGAACGAGGCCATGTCCAAGATCgtggagctggagaagcagctgatgCAAAGAAACAAGGATCTGGAATCCATAAGG GAAGTCTATAAGGACACCAGCTCGCAGGTCGTCTCCCTGCGGCAgatgctgaaggagaaggacgAGGCCATCCAGCGACAGAGCAACCTGGAGAAGAAGATCCACGAGCTGGAGAAGCAGGGCACCATCAAGATCCACAAGAAGGGAGACGGAGACATCTCCATCCTGCCCTCGCTGCCCTCCGGTGTGGAGGGTctccctgccgccgccgccgcgggagGAAACGGCGTGGCAGCCGGTTCAAACCACGTAGCGATGGCAGGCGGcgctcaggctccgcccccaccGCCTCCCCCGCCTCCGCCGCTGCCCGTGAACGGCTCAT TACCGAACGGACCATCGCCGGCACTCGAAGCCGCGGCGGCGCCtccgccgcccccgcctccgcctccgccccctccgcctccccctccacccccgggACTGTCCTCGGAGGTCTCGGCCTGTCTgcctcctccgccccctccggtCGCCCCCCCGCTGCCCGGCTGCGGGACGCCCACCGTGATCATGAACTCCGGCCTGGCGG CCGTCAAGATCAAGAAACCCATCAAGACCAAGTTCCGCATGCCTGTCTTCAACTGGGTGGCCCTGAAACCGAACCAGATCAACGGGACCGTCTTTAATGAGATCGACGACGAGAGGATACTCGAG GATCTGAACGTCGATGAGTTCGAGGAGATGTTCAAGACGAAAGCTCAGGGCCCGTCCATCGACATCACCATGAACAAGCAGAAGGTCATCCAGAAGGGGCCCAACAAGGTGACGCTGCTGGACTCCAACCGGGCCAAGAACCTGGCCATCACCCTGAGGAAAGTGGGCAAGACATCTGAGGAGATCTGCAAGGCCATtcagat CTTTGACCTGCGGACGCTGCCGGTGGACTTCGTGGAGTGCCTGATGCGCTTCCAGCCGACGGAGGTGGAGATCAAGGTGCTGCGGCAGTTCGAGAAGGAGCGCAAGCCGGTGGAGAGCCTGACGGACGAGGACCGCTTCATGATGCAGTTCAGCAAGATCGAGCGGCTCATGCAGAAGATGACCATCATGGCCTTCATCGGCAACTTCACCGAAAGCATCCAGATGCTCACACCG CAACTCCACGCAGTCATCGCAGCGTCTGTGTCCATCAAGTCCTCCCAGAAGCTGAAGAAGATTCTAGAG ATTATCTTGGCTCTTGGAAACTACATGAACAGCAGCAAAAGAGGAGCGGTGTACGGCTTCAAGTTACAAAGCTTAGACTTG CTACTCGATACCAAGTCGACGGACCGGAAGATTACACTGTTACACTACATCGCCAACGTGGTGAAGGAGAAGTACTCGCAGGTTTCTCTCTTCTACAACGAGCTGCACTACGTGGAGAAGGCCGCAGCAG TGTCGCTGGAGAACGTTTTACTGGACgtgaaggagctgcagcgggGCATGGAGCTGACCAAGCGGGAGTACAGCATGCACGGCCACAACACCATGCTCAAGGACTTCATCACGCACAACGAGAGCAagctgaagaagctgcaggacgacGCCAAGATCGCACAG GACGCCTTCGACGAGGCGGTGAAGTTCTTCGGGGAGAACTCCAAAACCACGCCCCCGTCTGTGTTCTTCCCCGTCTTCGTGCGCTTCGTGAAGGCTTACAGG caagcGGAGGAGGACAACGAGCAGCGGAAGAGACAGGAGCAGATCATGATGGAGAAGCTTCTGGAGCAGGAGgccatgatggaggaggaccagAAG TCTCCGTCCCATAAGAAcaagcggcagcagcaggagctcatCCAGGAGCTCAGGAGGAAGCAGGTGAAAGACAGCCGCCACGTCTACGAGGGCAAAGACGGCGCCATCGAAGACATCATCACCG TGCTGAAGACCGTGCCCTTTACCGCCCGCACGGCCAAGCGCGGCTCTCGGTTCTTCTGCGAATCCGCTCTCAATGAGGAGTACCATTACTAA
- the fmnl2a gene encoding formin-like protein 2 isoform X2 translates to MGNAGSMDQHTDFRGHNMPLKLPMPDPGELEERFAIVLNSMNLPPDKARLLRQYDNEKKWELICDQERFQVKNPPHTYLQKLRSYLDPAVTRKKFRRRVQESTQVLRELEISLRTNHIGWVREFLNEENKGLDVLVEYLSFAQYAVTYDGDGVENNPDLSMDKSKPWGRSIEDLHGGTLPSPITGNGITRVGRHSTLRCNTLPSRRTLKNSRLICKKDDVHVCIMCLRAIMNYQYGFNMVMSHPHAVNEIALSLNNKNPRTKALVLELLAAVCLVRGGHEIILSAFDNFKEVCIETQRFERLMEYFKNEDNNIDFMVACMQFINIVVHSVEDMNFRVHLQFDFTKLCLDDYLDKLKHTESDKLQVQIQAYLDNVFDVGALLEDAETKNAALERVEELEENMSHMTEKLQDMENEAMSKIVELEKQLMQRNKDLESIREVYKDTSSQVVSLRQMLKEKDEAIQRQSNLEKKIHELEKQGTIKIHKKGDGDISILPSLPSGVEGLPAAAAAGGNGVAAGSNHVAMAGGAQAPPPPPPPPPPLPVNGSLPNGPSPALEAAAAPPPPPPPPPPPPPPPPPPGLSSEVSACLPPPPPPVAPPLPGCGTPTVIMNSGLAEGPIKLFSVKIKKPIKTKFRMPVFNWVALKPNQINGTVFNEIDDERILEDLNVDEFEEMFKTKAQGPSIDITMNKQKVIQKGPNKVTLLDSNRAKNLAITLRKVGKTSEEICKAIQIFDLRTLPVDFVECLMRFQPTEVEIKVLRQFEKERKPVESLTDEDRFMMQFSKIERLMQKMTIMAFIGNFTESIQMLTPQLHAVIAASVSIKSSQKLKKILEIILALGNYMNSSKRGAVYGFKLQSLDLLLDTKSTDRKITLLHYIANVVKEKYSQVSLFYNELHYVEKAAAVSLENVLLDVKELQRGMELTKREYSMHGHNTMLKDFITHNESKLKKLQDDAKIAQDAFDEAVKFFGENSKTTPPSVFFPVFVRFVKAYRQAEEDNEQRKRQEQIMMEKLLEQEAMMEEDQKSPSHKNKRQQQELIQELRRKQVKDSRHVYEGKDGAIEDIITVLKTVPFTARTAKRGSRFFCESALNEEYHY, encoded by the exons AACTCAATGAATCTTCCTCCGGACAAAGCACGGCTGCTGCGGCAGTATGACAATGAGAAGAAATGGGAACTAATCTGCGATCAG GAGAGATTCCAAGTGAAAAACCCGCCTCACACATACCTTCAAAAGCTGAGGAGTTATCTGGACCCGGCAGTCACAAGAAAG aaaTTCAGACGGAGGGTGCAGGAGTCCACCCAAGTCCTGAGAGAACTGGAAATTTCGTTACGGACAAATCACATAGG ATGGGTGAGAGAGTTCCTAAACGAGGAGAACAAAGGCCTGGACGTGCTGGTGGAGTATCTGTCCTTTGCACAGTACGCCGTCAC TTACGATGGGGACGGTGTGGAGAACAACCCTGACCTGTCCATGGACAAGTCGAAGCCCTGGGGTCGGTCGATAGAAGACCTGCACGGCGGCACGCTGCCGTCCCCCATCACTGGAAACGGTATCACCCGAGTCGGGAGACACTCCACACTAAG ATGCAACACACTGCCAAGCCGGAGAACGTTAAAAAACTCCCGACTGATCTGCAAGAAGGACGACGTCCACGTCTGCATCATGTGCCTGCGAGCGATCATGAACTACCAG TATGGCTTCAACATGGTCATGTCTCACCCACATGCTGTGAATGAAATTGCACTAAGTCTCAACAATAAGAATCCAAG GACCAAAGCTCTGGTCTTGGAGCTGCTGGCTGCCGTTTGTCTTGTGAGAGGAGGCCACGAAATCATTCTCTCTGCGTTCGACAACTTCAAGGAG GTTTGCATCGAGACGCAACGATTTGAACGGCTAATGGAGTATTTCAAGAATGAGGACAACAACATTGACTTCATG GTGGCGTGCATGCAGTTCATCAACATCGTGGTGCACTCGGTGGAGGACATGAACTTCAGAGTCCATCTACAGTTCGACTTCACCAAGCTGTGTTTGGACGACTACTTAGAC AAACTGAAGCATACAGAGAGCGATAAGCTGCAGGTCCAAATCCAGGCCTACCTGGACAACGTTTTTGACGTCGGCGCTCTTCTGGAGGATGCAGAGACCAAAAATGCTGCCctggagcgggtggaggagctggaggagaacatGTCGCAT ATgacagagaagctgcaggacaTGGAGAACGAGGCCATGTCCAAGATCgtggagctggagaagcagctgatgCAAAGAAACAAGGATCTGGAATCCATAAGG GAAGTCTATAAGGACACCAGCTCGCAGGTCGTCTCCCTGCGGCAgatgctgaaggagaaggacgAGGCCATCCAGCGACAGAGCAACCTGGAGAAGAAGATCCACGAGCTGGAGAAGCAGGGCACCATCAAGATCCACAAGAAGGGAGACGGAGACATCTCCATCCTGCCCTCGCTGCCCTCCGGTGTGGAGGGTctccctgccgccgccgccgcgggagGAAACGGCGTGGCAGCCGGTTCAAACCACGTAGCGATGGCAGGCGGcgctcaggctccgcccccaccGCCTCCCCCGCCTCCGCCGCTGCCCGTGAACGGCTCAT TACCGAACGGACCATCGCCGGCACTCGAAGCCGCGGCGGCGCCtccgccgcccccgcctccgcctccgccccctccgcctccccctccacccccgggACTGTCCTCGGAGGTCTCGGCCTGTCTgcctcctccgccccctccggtCGCCCCCCCGCTGCCCGGCTGCGGGACGCCCACCGTGATCATGAACTCCGGCCTGGCGG AGGGACCCATCAAACTGTTCT CCGTCAAGATCAAGAAACCCATCAAGACCAAGTTCCGCATGCCTGTCTTCAACTGGGTGGCCCTGAAACCGAACCAGATCAACGGGACCGTCTTTAATGAGATCGACGACGAGAGGATACTCGAG GATCTGAACGTCGATGAGTTCGAGGAGATGTTCAAGACGAAAGCTCAGGGCCCGTCCATCGACATCACCATGAACAAGCAGAAGGTCATCCAGAAGGGGCCCAACAAGGTGACGCTGCTGGACTCCAACCGGGCCAAGAACCTGGCCATCACCCTGAGGAAAGTGGGCAAGACATCTGAGGAGATCTGCAAGGCCATtcagat CTTTGACCTGCGGACGCTGCCGGTGGACTTCGTGGAGTGCCTGATGCGCTTCCAGCCGACGGAGGTGGAGATCAAGGTGCTGCGGCAGTTCGAGAAGGAGCGCAAGCCGGTGGAGAGCCTGACGGACGAGGACCGCTTCATGATGCAGTTCAGCAAGATCGAGCGGCTCATGCAGAAGATGACCATCATGGCCTTCATCGGCAACTTCACCGAAAGCATCCAGATGCTCACACCG CAACTCCACGCAGTCATCGCAGCGTCTGTGTCCATCAAGTCCTCCCAGAAGCTGAAGAAGATTCTAGAG ATTATCTTGGCTCTTGGAAACTACATGAACAGCAGCAAAAGAGGAGCGGTGTACGGCTTCAAGTTACAAAGCTTAGACTTG CTACTCGATACCAAGTCGACGGACCGGAAGATTACACTGTTACACTACATCGCCAACGTGGTGAAGGAGAAGTACTCGCAGGTTTCTCTCTTCTACAACGAGCTGCACTACGTGGAGAAGGCCGCAGCAG TGTCGCTGGAGAACGTTTTACTGGACgtgaaggagctgcagcgggGCATGGAGCTGACCAAGCGGGAGTACAGCATGCACGGCCACAACACCATGCTCAAGGACTTCATCACGCACAACGAGAGCAagctgaagaagctgcaggacgacGCCAAGATCGCACAG GACGCCTTCGACGAGGCGGTGAAGTTCTTCGGGGAGAACTCCAAAACCACGCCCCCGTCTGTGTTCTTCCCCGTCTTCGTGCGCTTCGTGAAGGCTTACAGG caagcGGAGGAGGACAACGAGCAGCGGAAGAGACAGGAGCAGATCATGATGGAGAAGCTTCTGGAGCAGGAGgccatgatggaggaggaccagAAG TCTCCGTCCCATAAGAAcaagcggcagcagcaggagctcatCCAGGAGCTCAGGAGGAAGCAGGTGAAAGACAGCCGCCACGTCTACGAGGGCAAAGACGGCGCCATCGAAGACATCATCACCG TGCTGAAGACCGTGCCCTTTACCGCCCGCACGGCCAAGCGCGGCTCTCGGTTCTTCTGCGAATCCGCTCTCAATGAGGAGTACCATTACTAA